A segment of the Candidatus Marimicrobium litorale genome:
GGGTGAGACCGCGCATTTATGCGCAGGTGGCCGGGCACGAGGCGATTGTCGCAATGGTAAGTCTGGGTCTTGGTGTGGGTATTGCACCGCGGCTAGTGATTGAGGCCAGTGGTATGGCAGACAGTATCAGCGTGATCGCCGCGCCGCGAGACCTCGGTCCCCTGACGGTCGGCCTGTGCAGCCTGGGTCAGCGCCTTGCCAGCCCCCCGGTGAAATCACTGTGGGACGTGGCCGAGCAGACCTATCCCCGTGCGATTTGATACTATAGGGCACCCTGACGAGAGGCACAGCGCTCATGCAAGAAGAGCAAGATGAACCCGATACAGCAACGGCCGAGGCGCAGGCTGGTAAGCACAGCCAGACGACGGCAGCGGTTCCTCCGCGCCTGGATCTGCCTGTAGATGAGCACGAGGAAGAAATTTCCGAAGACGGTCACACGGTGCGCCAGCGGGGAATCTATATACTGCCCAACCTGTTTACCACCGCGGCATTGTTTGCGGGGTTTTATTCCATCATTGCCGCCATGCGCGGTGACTATGAGAATGCGGCGGTTGCTATTTTCTTTGCCATGGTGCTCGACGGACTGGATGGTCGAATTGCGCGTATGACCAATACGACGAGTAAGTTTGGCGAAGAGTATGACAGCCTGGCAGATATGGTCTCTTTTGGCGTCGCGCCAGCGCTGGTTGTGTTCAGTTGGGGGCTTGGCAATCTAGGTAAGTTTGGCTGGAGCGCAGCGTTTATTTATGTCGCCTGTGCGGCTTTGCGCTTGGCAAGGTTCAACACGCAGATAGATGCCGCAGACAAAAACTACTTCACTGGGCTGGCGAGTCCGGCCGCGGCGGGCATCATCGCTAGTACCGTCTGGGTGTGTCACGATCTCGATTGGGTAGGCCAGACGGTGCCTTTCGAAGTGTCGGTGTTAGTGGGTGTGCTCACGGCTATCGTAGGTTTCCTGATGATCGCGAACTTTCGTTATTATAGTTTCAAGGACATCGATCTGCGCGCGCGGGTGCCTTTTGTTGCGATGATAGCGATGGTGTTGATTTTTGGGTTGATTACTCTGGACCCGCCAAGTATTTTTTTGGCTGGCTTCCTGGTGTATGCGCTTTCCGGGCCGGCTGCACAGGTCTTCGGGTTGCGCGGGCCGAAAAGCGACTGATACCCTTCGCGTCGATTGGGTTTTCACAGGAACAAATATCCGTTTCAGCGTTCCAAGCAATGGCGAGTCCGGGAAACAAGGAGCAGGTCTTAATGGCCAAGCGTTACTTCGTACCACCGATACCATCTTCTGAAATCACCAGCGAGGGTGCTTATCTCAATCGGCGGCAGTTCATGCGTGCTGCCGGTTTGACGGCGTCGACCTCGCTGATGGGTAGTTTATCGGCCACAGCGCATGGTGCGCCGACCGGAGGCGCGGAGCTTGAGTACAGTCAAGCGACAGACAACTCGCAAGGGTTTTACACCGCGGAGAAGCAGACACCTTTCGATGATGTCACCGCCTACTGCAATTTTTATGAGTTCGGTACCGACAAGGGAGATCCGGAACGCTACGCTCACAACATGACGGTCGACCCCTGGTCTATCGAGGTGACTGGTGCGGTCAGTAAACCGGGCAAGTTACATCTGGAAGACCTTCTAACAGGTTTTGAACTTGAGGAACGCGTGTACCGCTTGCGCTGTGTTGAGGCGTGGTCGATGGTTGTGCCTTGGGTCGGATTTTCGCTGGGAGACTTGCTCAAGCGTTTTGAGCCGACCGGGAAGGCCCGATTTGTCGCGTTTGAGACCCTGTATAAGCCGAGTGAAATGCGTGGCACGCGATCTTTTACCAGCACGATAGACTGGCCTTACCGCGAGGGCCTGCGTATGGATGAAGCCATGCATCCACTGACGCTTATGGCGGTTGGCCTCTATGGTAAGACGCTGCCTAACCAGAATGGTGCTCCGGTCCGACTGGTTGTTCCCTGGAAATATGGCTTCAAGAGTATTAAATCTATTGTGCGCATTCATGTTCTGGAGCGGCAGCCGCAGACGACCTGGGAGATGATGCAGCCCAGCGAATACGGTTTTTATGCGAACGTAAATCCGCAGGTGAACCATCCTCGCTGGAGCCAGGCGACCGAGAGGCGCTTGCCGTCAACGTTGTTTAGGCCTAATCGCATTCCAACGCGGTTATTCAACGGCTACGAGGAGCAAGTTGCTGAACTTTATAAAGGGATGGATTTGTCACGCGATTACTGAGTATGGAGCGCCCGGTTCGAGCCAGTGTTTTTGTCCTTTGTGCCTTGCCTTTTGCCTGGTTGCTCTACGGAGCCGTCTATGGGGGGCTGGGGCCTGACCCGGGTGAAGCACTGATGCATTCCACTGGCGAGTGGTCCCTGCGCATATTGGCCATGACCTTGTTAATGTCTCCCCTGCGGGTCTGGACGGGAAAGCCCTGGGTGATAAAGCTGCGCCGTATGTTG
Coding sequences within it:
- the pssA gene encoding CDP-diacylglycerol--serine O-phosphatidyltransferase codes for the protein MQEEQDEPDTATAEAQAGKHSQTTAAVPPRLDLPVDEHEEEISEDGHTVRQRGIYILPNLFTTAALFAGFYSIIAAMRGDYENAAVAIFFAMVLDGLDGRIARMTNTTSKFGEEYDSLADMVSFGVAPALVVFSWGLGNLGKFGWSAAFIYVACAALRLARFNTQIDAADKNYFTGLASPAAAGIIASTVWVCHDLDWVGQTVPFEVSVLVGVLTAIVGFLMIANFRYYSFKDIDLRARVPFVAMIAMVLIFGLITLDPPSIFLAGFLVYALSGPAAQVFGLRGPKSD
- the msrP gene encoding protein-methionine-sulfoxide reductase catalytic subunit MsrP — encoded protein: MAKRYFVPPIPSSEITSEGAYLNRRQFMRAAGLTASTSLMGSLSATAHGAPTGGAELEYSQATDNSQGFYTAEKQTPFDDVTAYCNFYEFGTDKGDPERYAHNMTVDPWSIEVTGAVSKPGKLHLEDLLTGFELEERVYRLRCVEAWSMVVPWVGFSLGDLLKRFEPTGKARFVAFETLYKPSEMRGTRSFTSTIDWPYREGLRMDEAMHPLTLMAVGLYGKTLPNQNGAPVRLVVPWKYGFKSIKSIVRIHVLERQPQTTWEMMQPSEYGFYANVNPQVNHPRWSQATERRLPSTLFRPNRIPTRLFNGYEEQVAELYKGMDLSRDY